In the genome of Pantanalinema sp., one region contains:
- a CDS encoding phosphoglycerate kinase has protein sequence MSKLSLSDLKDLQGKRVLVRADFNVPLDGDKAITDDTRIRATLPTIKYLMDRGARVILTSHLGRPKGKTPELSLKPVAKRLGELLGTDVRMAPDAIGPEVKKLVEALKPGATMLLENIRFYPEEEKNDPAFAKQLSELADLYVNDAFGTAHRAHASTAGVASYLPAAAGFLLDKEISVMGKALANPERPFVAIIGGSKVSSKIGVLDNLIGKVDTLVIGGGMIFTFLKAQGLEVGRSLVEMDKLELASELMAKAERCGTTILLPEDVLVASDIKAPSASATVDCDKIPGSEMGVDIGPRTVEAIRRVLASAKTVVWNGPMGVFENPAFAEGTRAVAQFLADRTAQGAVTIVGGGDSVAAVEQMHLADRFTHVSTGGGASLEFLEGLELPGISALNDK, from the coding sequence ATGTCGAAGCTGAGCCTGTCTGATCTCAAGGACCTCCAGGGCAAGCGCGTCCTGGTGCGGGCCGACTTCAACGTGCCGCTCGACGGCGACAAGGCGATCACGGACGACACCCGGATCCGGGCGACGCTTCCGACGATCAAGTACCTCATGGACCGGGGAGCCAGGGTCATCCTGACCTCCCACCTGGGGCGCCCCAAGGGCAAGACCCCCGAGCTCAGCCTGAAGCCCGTGGCCAAGCGCCTGGGCGAGCTTCTGGGCACCGACGTGCGGATGGCGCCCGACGCCATCGGCCCCGAGGTCAAGAAGCTCGTCGAGGCCCTCAAGCCCGGCGCGACCATGCTGCTCGAGAACATCCGCTTCTACCCGGAAGAGGAGAAGAACGACCCCGCCTTCGCCAAGCAGCTCTCGGAGCTTGCGGATCTCTACGTCAACGACGCCTTCGGCACCGCCCACCGGGCGCACGCCTCGACGGCGGGCGTGGCGAGCTACCTGCCGGCAGCGGCGGGCTTCTTGCTCGACAAGGAGATCTCGGTGATGGGCAAGGCCCTGGCCAACCCCGAGCGGCCCTTCGTGGCCATCATCGGCGGGTCCAAGGTCTCGAGCAAGATCGGCGTCCTGGACAACCTGATCGGCAAGGTCGACACCCTCGTCATCGGCGGCGGGATGATCTTCACCTTCCTCAAGGCCCAGGGCCTCGAGGTGGGCCGGTCGCTGGTCGAGATGGACAAGCTGGAGCTCGCGAGCGAGCTCATGGCCAAGGCCGAGCGCTGCGGCACGACGATCCTCCTGCCCGAGGACGTGCTGGTCGCAAGCGACATCAAGGCCCCCTCGGCGAGCGCCACGGTCGACTGCGACAAGATCCCCGGCTCCGAGATGGGCGTGGACATCGGCCCGCGCACGGTGGAGGCGATCCGCCGCGTGCTCGCCTCGGCCAAGACGGTGGTCTGGAACGGCCCCATGGGCGTGTTCGAGAACCCGGCCTTCGCCGAGGGCACCCGCGCGGTGGCGCAGTTCCTCGCGGATCGCACCGCGCAGGGCGCCGTGACCATCGTGGGCGGCGGCGACTCGGTGGCTGCGGTCGAGCAGATGCACCTGGCCGATCGCTTCACCCACGTCTCGACCGGTGGCGGCGCGAGCCTCGAGTTCCTCGAGGGCCTCGAGCTGCCCGGCATCAGCGCCCTCAACGACAAGTAA
- the tpiA gene encoding triose-phosphate isomerase — protein sequence MSQRTPVIAGNWKMFKSIEDARAFAAAFDAEARNSADPEVVICPPFTALNALSEAFAGTKVQLGGQNMHWMDEGAYTGEISPVMLRDAGATHVIIGHSERREYFHETDGTVNRKVAAALQWQLTPIVCVGETLEDREVRLTDNVIIVQTQRALLNIAPELVATCLFAYEPVWAIGTGKTCAPEEANRVAGVIRDTIARMVGQDVADQVRILYGGSVKPETIASQMAQPHVDGALVGGASLDPKSFAAIVNYKTAAAR from the coding sequence ATGTCGCAACGCACCCCCGTCATCGCCGGCAACTGGAAGATGTTCAAGTCCATCGAGGACGCGCGCGCCTTCGCCGCGGCCTTCGACGCCGAGGCCAGGAACAGCGCCGACCCCGAGGTCGTCATCTGCCCCCCCTTCACCGCCCTCAACGCCCTTTCGGAGGCCTTCGCCGGCACCAAGGTCCAGCTTGGCGGCCAGAACATGCACTGGATGGACGAAGGCGCCTACACCGGCGAGATCTCGCCGGTCATGCTGCGCGACGCCGGCGCCACCCACGTGATCATCGGCCACTCGGAGCGCCGCGAGTACTTCCACGAGACCGACGGCACCGTCAACCGCAAGGTGGCGGCCGCGCTGCAGTGGCAGCTCACGCCCATCGTCTGCGTGGGCGAGACCCTGGAGGATCGCGAGGTCCGGCTGACGGACAACGTCATCATCGTCCAGACCCAGCGCGCCCTCTTGAACATCGCCCCCGAGCTGGTGGCGACCTGCCTGTTCGCCTACGAGCCCGTCTGGGCCATCGGCACGGGCAAGACCTGCGCCCCCGAGGAGGCCAACCGGGTCGCCGGCGTCATCCGCGACACCATCGCCCGGATGGTGGGCCAGGACGTGGCCGACCAGGTCCGCATCCTGTACGGCGGCTCGGTCAAGCCCGAGACGATCGCAAGCCAGATGGCGCAACCCCACGTGGACGGCGCCCTGGTCGGCGGCGCGAGCCTCGATCCCAAGAGCTTCGCCGCGATCGTCAACTACAAGACCGCGGCCGCGCGCTAA
- the gap gene encoding type I glyceraldehyde-3-phosphate dehydrogenase, with product MATKVGINGFGRIGRQVLRIGLKNPELEFVGINDLTDAKTLAHLFKYDSVHGVYPGTVDHTDTAIIVDGRKIEISAQRDPATIPWKKLGAELVIESTGIFTDAAKAKAHLEAGAKKVIISAPAKGEDITIVLGVNDKAYDPSKHHIISNASCTTNCLAPVAKVLHENFGIVNAMMTTVHAYTNDQQLLDMPHKDLRRARAGAMSIIPTTTGAAKAVALVLPELKGKINGMAMRVPTPDVSVVDLVATVEKPITVEAINSLLKESALNGMKGIMQYTDEPLVSIDFTGNPHSTIVDAESTMTMGDKMVKLVAWYDNEWGYSNRVVDLAAMVGKTLATAVG from the coding sequence ATGGCCACCAAAGTGGGGATTAACGGTTTCGGTCGCATCGGTCGCCAGGTGCTGCGCATCGGCCTCAAGAACCCCGAGCTCGAGTTCGTCGGCATCAACGACCTGACGGACGCCAAGACGCTCGCGCACCTCTTCAAGTACGACTCGGTCCACGGCGTCTATCCCGGCACCGTCGATCACACCGACACCGCCATCATCGTCGACGGCCGCAAGATCGAGATCTCGGCCCAGCGCGACCCGGCCACGATCCCCTGGAAGAAGCTCGGCGCGGAGCTCGTCATCGAGTCGACCGGCATCTTCACCGACGCGGCCAAGGCCAAGGCCCACCTCGAGGCCGGCGCCAAGAAGGTCATCATCTCGGCTCCTGCCAAGGGCGAGGACATCACCATCGTCCTCGGCGTCAACGACAAGGCCTACGACCCCTCCAAGCACCACATCATCTCGAACGCCTCCTGCACCACCAACTGCCTCGCGCCGGTGGCCAAGGTCCTCCACGAGAACTTCGGCATCGTCAATGCCATGATGACCACGGTGCACGCCTACACCAACGACCAGCAGCTGCTCGACATGCCCCACAAGGACCTGCGCCGCGCCCGCGCCGGCGCCATGTCGATCATCCCCACCACCACCGGCGCCGCCAAGGCCGTCGCCCTGGTGCTGCCCGAGCTCAAGGGCAAGATCAACGGCATGGCCATGCGCGTGCCCACCCCCGACGTCTCGGTCGTCGACCTGGTCGCCACCGTCGAGAAGCCCATCACCGTCGAGGCCATCAACAGCCTCCTCAAGGAAAGCGCGCTCAACGGCATGAAGGGCATCATGCAGTACACCGACGAGCCCCTCGTCTCGATCGACTTCACCGGCAACCCGCACTCGACCATCGTCGATGCCGAATCGACCATGACCATGGGCGACAAGATGGTCAAGCTCGTGGCCTGGTACGACAACGAGTGGGGCTACTCGAACCGCGTCGTCGACCTGGCGGCCATGGTCGGCAAGACGCTCGCCACCGCCGTCGGTTAA